A section of the Methanosarcina mazei S-6 genome encodes:
- a CDS encoding AI-2E family transporter — protein sequence MKNYDPVKAIYAVVLIMVSLFALYITSSFFYVIILSALFAYVIHPVYSFCLKFVKNRQICALIPLGTVFILIASSGFMMIKALMNETSRILEIPNTLNGFANMDLRRIVGLFEPIIKTHPGKLTESIGGYLNTLVMDYVPQIQNNIVQISTDLSILIIELIVIVVLTYYLLVESETIAAELPGLFPDRKVGVVFLRELNHIYQNLFVVYFLTCLATGVIGGILYWVLGVPYPLIWGIVTFIMALLPVVGAGTVYGLLALYYVLIQNYFTAGALVFLGIVFLNIIPDFVIRPKLARSRAAIHPAITLLAFAAPVFVLGPVGIIIGPLTYGFLLAVFRTKKIIGASPVREESSITGSVEPVKRAEEKTIETAVERSGGIPLEASKDHIFSPEINPWHDRKKAV from the coding sequence ATGAAAAATTATGATCCTGTTAAAGCTATATATGCAGTTGTACTTATAATGGTTTCATTATTTGCCTTATATATAACATCTTCTTTTTTTTATGTTATTATTCTGAGCGCTCTTTTTGCTTACGTAATTCATCCAGTTTACTCATTTTGCTTAAAATTCGTAAAGAACAGGCAGATCTGCGCTCTGATCCCTCTTGGGACGGTCTTTATTCTGATAGCTTCCTCAGGCTTTATGATGATAAAAGCCCTTATGAATGAGACTTCAAGGATTTTAGAAATCCCCAATACCCTTAACGGGTTTGCAAATATGGACCTCAGGAGGATAGTCGGTTTATTTGAGCCAATTATCAAGACTCATCCCGGGAAACTGACCGAGAGCATAGGTGGATATCTGAATACTCTTGTCATGGATTATGTCCCTCAAATCCAGAATAACATAGTACAGATATCAACCGACCTTTCAATCCTGATTATAGAGCTGATCGTTATTGTTGTCCTTACCTATTACCTTCTTGTGGAGAGTGAAACTATAGCAGCCGAACTTCCCGGTCTCTTTCCTGACAGAAAAGTGGGGGTTGTGTTCCTCAGGGAACTGAACCATATTTACCAGAACCTCTTTGTAGTTTACTTTCTCACCTGTCTTGCAACCGGTGTAATCGGAGGAATTCTTTACTGGGTGCTTGGAGTACCTTACCCTCTTATCTGGGGCATCGTAACATTTATAATGGCTCTCCTGCCTGTTGTCGGAGCGGGAACGGTTTACGGTCTTCTTGCCCTTTACTATGTCCTCATCCAGAACTATTTTACAGCAGGAGCTCTTGTGTTCCTGGGAATCGTTTTCCTGAACATCATCCCGGATTTTGTCATAAGACCAAAGCTTGCCAGAAGCCGGGCTGCAATCCACCCGGCAATTACTCTCCTAGCCTTTGCAGCACCTGTCTTTGTCCTCGGTCCTGTGGGCATTATCATAGGCCCTCTTACATACGGGTTCCTGCTTGCAGTATTCAGGACAAAGAAAATTATCGGGGCTTCTCCTGTCCGGGAGGAGAGTTCGATTACAGGTTCAGTTGAACCCGTTAAAAGAGCAGAAGAAAAAACAATTGAGACAGCGGTTGAAAGATCGGGAGGAATACCACTTGAAGCCTCTAAAGACCATATTTTCTCTCCGGAAATTAACCCCTGGCATGATAGAAAGAAAGCAGTATGA